The genomic stretch TTGTCCACCAGCAGGTGTCCGAAGCGGTCGTGGGCCTCTTGCGCGGTTATGCTTAGCCTGTCCGCCACGATCTCCATCAGCTTGTCCGCCTTGGTCTCGTTCTTCCATTGCTGGATCTTCTCTCGGCGTTGGTGTTCGTTGACGGACTTCAGCGAGAGGTCGATGTGCCCTTTGGACGTGTCCACGCCCACGACCTTGCACACCACTTTCTGTCCTTCTCTGATGTAGTCCCGGATGTACTTTACCCAGCCGGTGGCTACGTCCCTAACATGGACGAAGCCCTCCTTATTGCCGTACTCATCTAAAGTGACGAAGGCGCCGAAGCTCTTCACGCTCTGCACGGTGCTGACAACGAGCTCCCCTTCCTCGGGGAACTCGCTGGTCCTCGACATCCTAATCGACCACCTCAAGCAGCTGCCCTTTCATTTGACCGGTCCCTCCGGTCGGCTTGATGAGGGTGGAGCCACAGACGTGGCAGACCACCGATGTGGCAGGCCGTTTGAACGCGATCTGTTCGTTGCTGCAGTCCGGGCACTTGATCTTGATGAAATTACCGCTGTGAACCATTGCCATCACTCCGATAGCTCGAACTTCTTCGACCGGAAGCACTGCTTCTGGTGGGCCTTCTTGCAGGTTTTGCAGCGGTACCTTAGTGGCACGCGCTTCGTCGGCTTCTCTCGGCCCTCAGGCTTCGCCCTGGGGAAACCGCCGTAACCAGACGTGGCACGCCTGAATCGCCTCTGCCCCCACTTGAGTTCGCTGGCCTTCTTCTTCTTGACCCTTTCTACTTCGTGCTGCTTGTGGACCTTGCAGAAAGGGCAGTAAGTGCTAATTGTCCTGGGCATCTTCATGGATTGTCACCTTCGGACGTAAGTTGCCCTAATATGCAATTGATATATAAATCCTTAGCAGAGACATGTCGGAGCTTTGAGCATCTGGCTCGTTATGAGCGCTATCCGGAGGGATCAAGCGGACAGGACCGAACGAATCAGGCGCTTGGATTATGTGGTCACAGAGCCTCTTTTTGACCTCTCAGGATAGACCACCTCTGCGAATCGTTGTATGGCGGACAATAATAGAACTATGATATTTTTATAGCGGTTGATGTTTGCGTTTTCCTCAGAAGATGATTGATATCCAGAAGAAGAATTGGCTATTCTGGAGGCCTCATCCAGTCACTAGCCAGACATTTGAATCTAGTAATGAAATAGAAAAGGATATATATGTTCTGAATAATATTTGGGAGAGTGAAAAATATGGGTGAGCGGGGCTTCAGCAAGAAGGACGAAACGCTGGTGGAGCTTCTCGTGAACACCGGCCTGCCGAAGAACGTGGCGAAGACCCTCACCTTCCTGCGCAAGAAGGAGGAGACCACGTCCGTTGAGATCGAGGTCTCCACCGCCCTGCGACAGCCAGAGGTCTCCATCGCCATGCAAGAACTGCGACGGAGGAAGTGGGTCAACAAGCGGGACATCAAGAAGGAGGGAAAGGGTCGTCCGGTGCACGCCTACCGCCTGTCCATCCCGTTCGAGAAGATACTGGAGGCACTGGAAAAGGATGAGCGCAAGCGCATCGAGCGCATCGTGAGCAACATCGAGCTGCTCAAGCAAACGGTCCAACCCTAATTCTTCTTCCTCGTTTCCACGCCGCCATCCGTGCCGATGATCACCTTTGTGACCAGGTCGACGAACAGGCCACTCTCCACCACGCCCGGTATGAGGTGCAGCTCCGCTTCCAGGAGCTCAGGGTCATCGATGCGAGCGAATCTGCATTCGTAGACATAGTTGCCGTTGTCGGTGACGAACGGTCTTCCTTCGCCTTTCAAGTTCGCCGTGCATCCTAGGCTCTCCATGGCGCTCTTGGTCTTCCGGTGACCGAACTGAGCCACTTCCACCGGCAGCGGCGACTTTGTGCCTAGAACCCGCACCAGCTTGGAGTCGTCCACGACGATGACCTCCTCGACTGAGGCGAACGCCACCACCTTCTCCCGCAGAAGCGCACCGCCCATGCCCTTGATCAGGTTCATGAACGGATCCACCTCGTCCGCGCCATCGATGGTCATGTCTATGATCTCCACCTCGTTCAGGTCGACCAAGGGAATGCCTTGCTTTCTGGCCAGCGCCTCCGTGCTCTTTGAGGTGGCCACGCCCTTGATCCTCAATCCCCCGGCCACCCTCCGGCCGATGGCTTCGATGGCGTAGTTGGCCGTGGATCCCGTGCCCAGACCCACGGTCATGCCATCCTCTATGAGCTTCACTGCCTCCTCCGCCGCCGCTCTCTTCTTGTCCACGCCATCACTCCTTGAAATTGTCCTTGATCAGCGAGCACATGCGATCGAAGATGAACTGATTGATGTCCTCGCCTAGCTCAGCCGTCGCCTTGTTCGGATCGCCCACCATGCCCGCCGGGTAGCAGCGTTCCGGGTCGGCGATGACCATGAAATCCTGGCTCAAGAACTTCCCTCTCTTCCGCTTGCTCTTCACCAGTTCTGGTCTCAATGCCAGCACCCTGGAAGTCTCCACCAGGCCCCCGTGCCCGTCCGGACAATCGGGGTCGCTCTTGATCGGGTACTTGTAGGCGATGTCGTAGTCCGAGAGAACCATGAGCTTCATCCCTGTATCGCGGACGACCTCTTCGGCAGCATCGCGGATGGCCGCCAGATGGATGGTCCCAGCGTGCCCGCTCACCAATACCACCTTGTGGATGCCTTGGCGGTGCATCGAGGTAAGGATGTCCATGACCAGCGCCTTCAATGTCTCAGACTCGATGCCGATGGTGCCGGGCATATTGCGGGTGGACGAGTGGTGTCCGTAGCGAACGGAGGGTGCCAGGAGGCCGTCGAACTCCTTCGTCAGGTCAGCGCACAGCGCCTCTGGTTGATAGCAGTCCGTGGCCAGGGGTAGATGTATGCCATGGGCCTCGGTGGCCCCCATGGGCAGGAAGACAATAGGTTCGCGCTTCATCGCCTCAGCGAATTCCTTCGAGGTCATCTCTCCGATCTTCATTTTATCACTTCCGGACCTTCTCCAGGTCGATAAGGCCGGTGCCGCACACCGGGCACAGCCCCCTTTCCAGGGAGTCCTTCTTGTAGCGTTCCTTGAGCTCCTGGTTGATCTGGGCCAGGCGCTCTTTCTTGATGGTCCTGTCGCACTTTGGACAGTACATGAGAGGAAGAACGCATCGTCCATACAAAAACCCGCGCGGTCCCTCAGAACGGAGGCAGCGAGGTCAGAAATACCCGGAACGACGTTGAAGCGAACATGAGGCTGGCGGTGCTCTTCTCCGGCGGCAAGGACTCCACCTATGCCGCGTTCCTCATGCACCAGCTGGGTCACGAGGTGCGAACCATGGTAAGCATCCTTCCCAAGGAGGAGGATTCGTGGCTCTTCCATACCCCCAACCTTCACCTGTTGCCGCAGATGGCGCGTGCGATGGGCCTGGATCTCCTGACCGTGGAGAGCGAGGGAGGCGAAGAGGGGGACCTGGCCGCGCTCCGATCTGCGCTCAAGGATCTGGATGTGGAGGGGGTCGTCACCGGTGCCATCGTCTCAGACTATCAATGGGACCGGATCAACGGCGTGTGCGAGGAGCTCGGCCTGCGAGTCTTCTCCCCCCTCTGGAGAAAGGACCAAGAGATGCTCTTGCGGGACATGGTGCAGGCCGGTGTGCGAGCGGTCTTCGTCCGTGTTTCGGCGGAGGGTCTGGCCCCATCCTGGCTAGGGAGGGAGATCGATCCTCCGGTGGTGGATGAGCTCGTCTCCCTTTCGCGGCGTTGGGGCATGAACGTATCCGGCGAGGGAGGAGAGTACGAGACATTGGTGCTCGATTCCCCTCTCCATCGGCATCCTCTCAAGGCTGTAGGGAAAGAGGTGGTCACGAGGCGGGACGGCGGAAGCCTGCGCGTTCTCGCTCTCGAGGAAGGGTGAGCAAGGCATGAGCCCACATCAGTTCGACGCCAAGGACAAGGCGCATCTCAAGAACGAGAACCGGATGAAAGTCCAGCCTGCGGAAGGCATCCTGGAAAGGGCCGAGGTGCGACGGGACGAGGTCTGCGCCGATTTAGGGTGCGGCATCGGCTATCTGAGCGTGCCGTTAGCACTTCGTTGCCAGGCGGTGGTGGCCGTGGATTCGCAGAAAGAGATGCTTACTACGCTCTGGAGCTCGCTCTCTGAGTTCGCGCGCTCCAACGTATATCTGGTGCAGGCACAGGTGGACCGCCTGCCCTTCTCTGCGCCCTCCTTCGATCATGTCTTCCTGGTCAATGTGCTGCATGAGGTGGAGGATCGCGATCGACTGGCGGAGGAGGTGGAACGCGTGCTCCGCCCCGGGGGCCGGATGACAGTGGTGGATTTCCAAAAGAAACCGACGTCCTTCGGTCCGCCCGTAGAGGAGAGGCTGACCGCGGAGGAAGCGGAGGCCTGCTTCAACAGCGTGAGGTTGGAGAAGAGGCACTCACTGGACGAGTTCTATCAGCTGGAGATGATCCGCCTCTGAGCCTCAGCCTTCCTTGGCGGCCTCGGTCAGCAGTTTGAGCACCAGATCGTAGTCCGGTTCATAGGAAGGGTCATCGGCCACCCAGACGTATTTGAGCCTCAAGTCCCGCTCCACAATATAAACGGCCCGATTGGACCTTCCGGCCAGGTAGCCCTCCTCCCCGCATAGAATGCCGTACTGCCCCGAGACCCGGCCGTCGAAATCGCTCAGGATCTGGTACGGCAGGCGCATGTGCTCTCGGTAGGGAGCGTTGGACATGGGAGAGTTGGTGGTTATCGCTATCAGCTGGCCTCCAGTTGCCTGAAACTCCCCGAACATGTCCCGGAAGGTGCCCATCTCCACATTGCACATCATCCCCCAGACGGAAGGGAAGAAGAGCAAGGCCACCGGCCCTTTCCTCGTCAGCTCTCGCAGCGACACTGGCTCGTTCATCTCGTCCGGGATCTGGAACTCCGGAGCAGGATCACCGGCCTTAAGGGTCGAAGAACGGTCCATCGTCCACCGGAAGAGCATACTGCATATTCTGCGTTTGCATGGCGAAGCGGAACGCGGAAATAGCTCGAAGGTGAATGGCGAGTCGCTCCGAAGGAGGCATCCTATGGCATCATTGAAGAAGGCGGCCAAGGTGGCCATGGAAAAAGTGCTCGCTCTCACGCCCGGCGAAGAAGTGCTCATCATCACCAATTTCGAAGGTGAGGTGTTCCAGATAGCCAAGGCGATCTACGAAGAAACACGCGCTCTCGGTGGAAAGCCAGTGATGATGGTCCAACCTGAGAAGACGACCTACGATTACGCTGAGAGGGTGGTGCTGGAGGCGATGGAATCCGCCCCGGACATCTGCCTCTGCCTGAACAGCAAGAAGACCGGCAAGGACCCGTTCGGAATGAGCGTTGGCTACATTGGCCGGGATGGCAAGAAGTACGAACACGTATACATGAGATCGATATTCGGTGACAGGCGCGTACGAGGCTTCTGGTCTCCGACGGTCACGCTGGACATGTTCCA from Methanomassiliicoccales archaeon encodes the following:
- a CDS encoding 30S ribosomal protein S27e, producing MVHSGNFIKIKCPDCSNEQIAFKRPATSVVCHVCGSTLIKPTGGTGQMKGQLLEVVD
- a CDS encoding 50S ribosomal protein L44e; this encodes MKMPRTISTYCPFCKVHKQHEVERVKKKKASELKWGQRRFRRATSGYGGFPRAKPEGREKPTKRVPLRYRCKTCKKAHQKQCFRSKKFELSE
- a CDS encoding ArsR family transcriptional regulator, with the translated sequence MGERGFSKKDETLVELLVNTGLPKNVAKTLTFLRKKEETTSVEIEVSTALRQPEVSIAMQELRRRKWVNKRDIKKEGKGRPVHAYRLSIPFEKILEALEKDERKRIERIVSNIELLKQTVQP
- a CDS encoding diphthine--ammonia ligase; its protein translation is MRLAVLFSGGKDSTYAAFLMHQLGHEVRTMVSILPKEEDSWLFHTPNLHLLPQMARAMGLDLLTVESEGGEEGDLAALRSALKDLDVEGVVTGAIVSDYQWDRINGVCEELGLRVFSPLWRKDQEMLLRDMVQAGVRAVFVRVSAEGLAPSWLGREIDPPVVDELVSLSRRWGMNVSGEGGEYETLVLDSPLHRHPLKAVGKEVVTRRDGGSLRVLALEEG
- a CDS encoding redoxin domain-containing protein, with the translated sequence MDRSSTLKAGDPAPEFQIPDEMNEPVSLRELTRKGPVALLFFPSVWGMMCNVEMGTFRDMFGEFQATGGQLIAITTNSPMSNAPYREHMRLPYQILSDFDGRVSGQYGILCGEEGYLAGRSNRAVYIVERDLRLKYVWVADDPSYEPDYDLVLKLLTEAAKEG
- a CDS encoding class I SAM-dependent methyltransferase, producing the protein MSPHQFDAKDKAHLKNENRMKVQPAEGILERAEVRRDEVCADLGCGIGYLSVPLALRCQAVVAVDSQKEMLTTLWSSLSEFARSNVYLVQAQVDRLPFSAPSFDHVFLVNVLHEVEDRDRLAEEVERVLRPGGRMTVVDFQKKPTSFGPPVEERLTAEEAEACFNSVRLEKRHSLDEFYQLEMIRL
- the rpiA gene encoding ribose-5-phosphate isomerase RpiA, producing MDKKRAAAEEAVKLIEDGMTVGLGTGSTANYAIEAIGRRVAGGLRIKGVATSKSTEALARKQGIPLVDLNEVEIIDMTIDGADEVDPFMNLIKGMGGALLREKVVAFASVEEVIVVDDSKLVRVLGTKSPLPVEVAQFGHRKTKSAMESLGCTANLKGEGRPFVTDNGNYVYECRFARIDDPELLEAELHLIPGVVESGLFVDLVTKVIIGTDGGVETRKKN
- a CDS encoding translation initiation factor IF-2 subunit alpha — translated: MSRTSEFPEEGELVVSTVQSVKSFGAFVTLDEYGNKEGFVHVRDVATGWVKYIRDYIREGQKVVCKVVGVDTSKGHIDLSLKSVNEHQRREKIQQWKNETKADKLMEIVADRLSITAQEAHDRFGHLLVDKFGSLYAAFEQCTANGEALEENELQGDWTEAFIQVARENVAPPFVQISGIIELKCPGSEGVDCIKKALISGIETGGDNVSVQYVGAPRYRVVVSAPDYKTAEEDLKTVTNEMIATVRNLGGEGEFHRDGK
- a CDS encoding creatininase family protein; translation: MKIGEMTSKEFAEAMKREPIVFLPMGATEAHGIHLPLATDCYQPEALCADLTKEFDGLLAPSVRYGHHSSTRNMPGTIGIESETLKALVMDILTSMHRQGIHKVVLVSGHAGTIHLAAIRDAAEEVVRDTGMKLMVLSDYDIAYKYPIKSDPDCPDGHGGLVETSRVLALRPELVKSKRKRGKFLSQDFMVIADPERCYPAGMVGDPNKATAELGEDINQFIFDRMCSLIKDNFKE